One window of the Nicotiana tabacum cultivar K326 chromosome 4, ASM71507v2, whole genome shotgun sequence genome contains the following:
- the LOC107804939 gene encoding uncharacterized protein LOC107804939, whose protein sequence is MGDNNWDLGAVVRSCNIRPSHDTNKVEVPSLGLESLTFEKDDDWNFFHSLLDDDRDDDIMTFEGLADIFSRDDQKPDAPQPSFISVIPPIADEVKNVQNDQQPLLQPIQLPAQQTQPIPPPPPPAAAAAVAAEAAPQQVIPQQQNLRPVLKRAKVRPTITVPIRNPIIQIRRRKNQPEKTVHEVRQEELIDFTWAWRKYGQKPIKGSPFPRNYYRCSTSKDCDARKHIEKSLRDPNLFIVAYSGEHNHPPPANRCSLSDSTNSKPKSKKLPKGINIVPRRSLSFNSSSSNGSGSSPISPNTPPVFEIESATPNKNEMVVEEKKAGNEEEEKVILIPNNFMTEDIIKSFEELKGITTADEFSKSSFF, encoded by the exons ATGGGTGACAACAATTGGGATCTAGGTGCGGTTGTAAGAAGCTGCAACATTAGACCTAGTCATGACACCAACAAGGTAGAAGTTCCCAGTTTAGGCTTAGAGTCTCTGACTTTTGAAAAAGACGATGATTGGAATTTTTTCCATAGTCTTTTAGATGATGACCGTGATGACGACATCATGACTTTCGAAGGGTTAGCTGATATATTCTCTAGGGATGACCAAAAACCTGATGCGCCTCAACCTTCTTTTATCAGTGTTATTCCTCCTATTGCTGATGAGGTCAAgaatgtccaaaatgaccaacAGCCGCTGTTACAGCCCATTCAATTACCAGCTCAGCAGACCCAACCAATtcctccaccaccaccaccagcGGCGGCGGCAGCAGTAGCAGCAGAAGCAGCACCGCAGCAAGTGATTCCGCAGCAGCAGAATCTACGTCCAGTTCTGAAGCGGGCTAAAGTTCGTCCTACTATCACTGTCCCCATTAGAAATCCTATCATCCAAATTCGAAGAAG GAAAAATCAGCCAGAAAAGACAGTCCATGAAGTGAGACAAGAGGAACTCATTGATTTTACATGGGCATGGCGTAAATATGGTCAGAAGCCAATCAAAGGGTCTCCATTTCCGAG GAACTACTATAGGTGTAGCACTTCAAAAGACTGCGACGCGAGGAAACACATTGAGAAAAGCCTAAGGGATCCAAACCTTTTTATCGTCGCCTATTCAGGTGAACACAATCATCCTCCCCCGGCTAACCGCTGCTCTCTCTCCGACAGCACCAATTCCAAACCCAAATCCAAGAAGCTTCCAAAAGGCATAAACATTGTTCCTAGGCGATCCTTAAGCTTCAATTCATCTTCATCTAATGGCTCCGGTTCCAGTCCAATTAGCCCAAATACGCCACCTGTGTTCGAAATCGAGAGCGCAACCCCAAACAAGAACGAAATGGTGGTAGAGGAGAAGAAAGCAGGCAATGAAGAGGAGGAGAAAGTTATTCTGATTCCTAACAATTTCATGACTGAAGATATTATCAAAAGCTTTGAAGAACTCAAAGGAATTACTACCGCAGACGAATTCTCTAAATCGTCCTTTTTTTAA